One Mycolicibacterium fortuitum subsp. fortuitum genomic window carries:
- a CDS encoding LysR family transcriptional regulator has protein sequence MRPLNLHRVDLNLLPGLVALLDERHVSRAAERVGISQPAMSRTLHRLRRLFDDELLVRGDEGYALTPRAERIRAQISTFLPSLDELFGTDAFDPALAARDIRIMLTDYTVSAFGTALARAIRAESPESTVSFEVLDGRALDKLEGGTIDLLALGRTPPPRYRAEKLFSDRFVSVVAADHPLAKRRSMGLAQYLRWPHLAIDVEDGMQPGVDPVLHSLGVSRRIQLTTPFHVTAPAALPGSDLVLTFPSRLLSWVPGDGATRVIPAPPEIPPFGIYAVWHPRMDVDPWHRWLRRTLQAVTTSPVSGAPPAEG, from the coding sequence ATGCGCCCGTTGAATCTGCATCGGGTTGACCTCAACCTGCTCCCAGGCCTCGTCGCGCTGCTCGACGAAAGACACGTCTCTCGCGCCGCCGAGCGGGTGGGCATCAGCCAACCCGCGATGAGCCGCACGCTGCACCGGCTGCGACGGCTCTTCGACGACGAACTGCTTGTGCGCGGTGACGAAGGCTATGCGCTGACACCGCGCGCAGAGCGAATCCGCGCTCAAATCTCAACATTCCTGCCGAGTTTGGACGAGCTGTTTGGTACGGACGCCTTCGATCCGGCGTTGGCGGCCCGCGATATCCGCATCATGCTCACCGATTACACGGTGTCGGCGTTCGGAACGGCCCTCGCCCGAGCCATCCGCGCCGAATCGCCGGAGTCGACGGTCTCGTTCGAGGTGCTCGACGGTCGGGCGTTGGACAAGCTCGAGGGCGGCACTATCGACCTGCTGGCACTCGGCCGAACGCCACCGCCGCGATATCGCGCCGAGAAGCTTTTCAGCGATCGGTTCGTCTCCGTAGTGGCGGCCGATCATCCGCTGGCCAAGCGGCGGTCCATGGGTTTGGCGCAGTATCTGCGCTGGCCTCACCTGGCGATCGACGTCGAAGATGGGATGCAGCCCGGCGTGGATCCCGTGCTGCACAGCCTCGGAGTGTCGCGTCGCATTCAACTGACCACCCCTTTCCACGTCACCGCGCCGGCGGCGCTGCCCGGATCCGACCTGGTGCTGACCTTCCCGTCGCGACTGCTGTCCTGGGTGCCCGGTGACGGTGCGACCAGGGTGATCCCGGCGCCACCCGAGATCCCGCCGTTCGGTATTTATGCGGTCTGGCACCCGCGGATGGACGTCGACCCGTGGCATCGGTGGCTGCGGCGCACCCTGCAGGCCGTGACCACTTCACCGGTTTCCGGGGCGCCGCCCGCCGAGGGCTGA
- a CDS encoding SGNH/GDSL hydrolase family protein, translating to MISHPITIELFRGVAELEDTGRGQLPHRLPPSARARSDDPQLLSAEAQPSGVRVAVRTTATLIELDLLRTRVVLTGVPPRADGAADLLVDGRRVQHASVYGGDLVRIDPATGATEMEQGEPATLRFDGLAPQDKTVELWLPHYERVELMALRTDAPIAAAPADRPIWVHHGSSISQGSNAATPSTTWPALAAAHANLDLVNLGFSGSAMLDPFVARAIRDRPAALISVKIGINLVNSDLMRQRAFGPAVHGFLDIIRDGHPTTPILVIGPLHCPIHESTPGPGRFDEEALSAGMIRFVALGDPADAKVPNPGLRRLTLQSIREQLTQIVAQRQIEDPHLSYVDGLDLYGPRDEAAHPLPDNLHPDAATHRLIAERFAALALG from the coding sequence ATAATTTCGCACCCAATTACCATCGAATTGTTTCGTGGAGTCGCCGAGCTCGAAGATACTGGCCGCGGCCAACTTCCGCACCGCTTGCCGCCAAGCGCACGTGCGCGATCCGACGACCCGCAACTGTTGAGCGCTGAAGCGCAGCCCTCGGGTGTGCGCGTGGCCGTGCGCACGACCGCCACGCTGATCGAGCTCGACCTGCTTCGGACACGCGTTGTACTGACCGGCGTGCCACCGCGGGCCGACGGTGCTGCGGATCTACTGGTCGATGGTCGGCGGGTTCAGCATGCGTCGGTGTATGGCGGCGATCTGGTGCGCATCGACCCCGCAACGGGTGCGACGGAGATGGAACAGGGCGAGCCGGCGACCCTTCGCTTCGACGGGCTTGCGCCTCAAGACAAGACGGTCGAGCTCTGGCTGCCGCATTACGAGCGAGTCGAATTGATGGCCTTGCGCACGGATGCACCGATCGCAGCCGCTCCGGCGGACCGACCCATCTGGGTGCACCATGGCAGCTCGATCAGCCAGGGGTCCAACGCCGCCACTCCCAGCACCACGTGGCCCGCGCTGGCGGCCGCTCATGCGAACCTCGACCTGGTGAATCTGGGATTTTCGGGTAGTGCAATGCTGGATCCGTTCGTCGCCAGGGCGATTCGTGACCGTCCCGCCGCCTTGATCAGCGTGAAGATCGGTATCAACCTGGTGAATTCGGACCTGATGCGCCAACGCGCGTTCGGTCCCGCTGTGCACGGGTTCCTCGACATCATCCGTGACGGGCATCCAACGACGCCAATCCTGGTCATCGGCCCACTGCATTGTCCGATTCACGAATCCACGCCGGGGCCGGGACGTTTCGACGAGGAAGCGCTGTCGGCAGGCATGATTCGTTTTGTCGCGTTGGGCGACCCAGCCGACGCGAAGGTCCCGAACCCGGGGCTACGGCGGCTCACGCTCCAGAGCATCCGCGAGCAACTCACTCAGATCGTGGCGCAGCGCCAGATCGAGGATCCGCATCTGTCCTATGTCGATGGCCTCGACCTGTACGGACCTCGCGACGAGGCGGCACATCCATTACCCGACAATCTGCACCCGGACGCCGCTACCCATCGGCTCATCGCCGAACGGTTCGCCGCGTTGGCATTGGGGTAG
- a CDS encoding endonuclease VII domain-containing protein, whose product MPDPVLTTAASDAGFLRCSPLDGCGKLKPRKQIVRLQPDPLCGACYQRARRLLQDPREVRRANLWAKYRITPEEYDSFRAAQEYRCAICGRDETAIDLKRVGGRPRADGKPLAKVPLAVDHDHVTGAVRGLLCPSCNAGLGAFGDDPVRLAAAITYLRAHLSPEAAYCDAD is encoded by the coding sequence ATGCCTGACCCAGTGTTGACGACGGCGGCATCAGATGCAGGCTTCCTCCGCTGTTCTCCACTCGACGGGTGCGGCAAATTGAAACCGCGAAAACAGATAGTGCGGCTACAGCCTGATCCGTTATGTGGGGCGTGCTACCAACGGGCCCGCAGGCTGCTGCAAGATCCCCGAGAGGTTCGGCGTGCGAATCTGTGGGCCAAGTATCGGATCACGCCCGAGGAATACGATTCCTTTCGGGCGGCACAGGAATACCGTTGCGCCATCTGCGGGCGAGATGAAACAGCGATTGATCTGAAACGTGTCGGCGGTCGACCCCGCGCGGACGGCAAACCCCTCGCGAAAGTGCCCTTGGCTGTCGATCACGACCACGTCACTGGCGCAGTTCGCGGATTGTTGTGCCCGTCGTGTAACGCTGGATTAGGTGCGTTCGGCGACGATCCCGTGCGTCTCGCCGCGGCAATCACCTACCTTCGAGCGCACCTGTCCCCTGAGGCCGCGTATTGCGATGCAGATTAA
- a CDS encoding NCS1 family nucleobase:cation symporter-1, which yields MTTESTGLIGDSNRTDATPFAEVSPHLYNADLAPTKREGRRWGAYNIFTLWANDVHSLGNYSFAIGLFALGLGGWQILVALGLGGAFLFLLLSLSGFMGEKTGVPFPVMSRIAFGIRGAQIPAIVRGAVAIAWFGIQTYLASVVLRILIIALAPSAQSLDSNSFLGLSTLGWISFVTLWVIQVVIVSYGMEMIRKYEAFAGPVILITMVTLAIWMLNNADWSIAWTTPDSLTGLDMWLKIVGGASLWVAIYGTFVLNFCDFTRNATSKRAIVKGNFWGIPLNMLVFGGIVITLAGAQFRIDGRIIEAPADIVKEVPSTLLLVLAALALLILTVAVNMMANFVAPIYALNNLFPKHLNFRRAAFISAVIGLAILPWNLYNSPAVINYFLGGLGAILGPLFGIIMADYWLVRRSNINVLALFTTDAEGEYHYAKGINLRAVIALVITAIVALMLAFVPAFQSVSEFSWFIGAGLGAIVYLVVADRRGPFNDVSGEPIAVASTH from the coding sequence ATGACCACAGAGTCCACCGGGCTGATCGGCGACTCCAACCGTACCGATGCCACCCCGTTCGCCGAGGTGAGTCCACATCTGTACAACGCTGATCTCGCGCCCACCAAGCGCGAAGGTCGACGGTGGGGCGCGTACAACATCTTCACGTTGTGGGCCAACGACGTACACAGCCTGGGCAACTACTCGTTCGCCATCGGACTGTTCGCCCTCGGCCTCGGCGGGTGGCAGATCCTGGTGGCGCTCGGACTCGGCGGCGCCTTCCTGTTCTTACTGCTCAGCCTGTCCGGTTTCATGGGCGAAAAGACCGGCGTCCCGTTCCCGGTGATGAGCCGCATCGCCTTCGGCATCCGCGGCGCGCAGATCCCCGCCATCGTCCGTGGCGCGGTCGCGATCGCGTGGTTCGGCATCCAGACCTACCTCGCGTCCGTGGTGCTGCGCATCTTGATCATCGCGCTCGCGCCGTCGGCCCAGAGCCTGGACTCGAACAGCTTCCTGGGGTTGTCGACGCTCGGCTGGATCTCGTTCGTCACGCTGTGGGTGATCCAGGTGGTCATCGTCAGCTACGGCATGGAGATGATCCGCAAGTACGAGGCGTTCGCCGGTCCGGTCATTCTGATCACGATGGTCACGCTCGCGATCTGGATGCTCAACAACGCCGACTGGTCCATCGCGTGGACCACGCCGGACTCGCTGACCGGCCTCGACATGTGGCTGAAGATCGTCGGCGGCGCCAGCCTGTGGGTCGCGATCTACGGCACGTTCGTCCTCAACTTCTGCGACTTCACCCGTAACGCGACGTCGAAGCGGGCGATCGTGAAAGGCAACTTCTGGGGCATCCCGCTCAACATGCTGGTGTTCGGCGGCATCGTGATCACTCTGGCCGGCGCTCAATTCCGCATCGACGGACGCATCATCGAGGCGCCCGCCGACATCGTCAAGGAAGTGCCCAGTACCCTGCTGCTGGTGCTCGCCGCACTCGCGCTGCTGATCCTGACCGTCGCCGTGAACATGATGGCCAACTTCGTCGCACCGATCTATGCGCTCAACAACCTGTTCCCAAAACACCTGAACTTCCGTCGCGCAGCATTCATCTCAGCCGTCATCGGCCTGGCGATCCTGCCGTGGAACCTGTACAACTCCCCCGCCGTCATCAACTACTTCCTCGGCGGCCTCGGCGCCATTCTCGGGCCGCTGTTCGGCATCATCATGGCCGACTACTGGCTGGTGCGTCGTTCCAACATCAACGTCCTGGCCCTGTTCACAACCGACGCTGAAGGCGAATACCACTATGCGAAGGGCATCAACCTGCGTGCCGTGATCGCCCTGGTCATCACCGCGATAGTTGCCCTGATGCTGGCGTTCGTCCCGGCCTTCCAGTCCGTCTCGGAGTTCTCCTGGTTCATCGGCGCAGGGCTCGGCGCCATCGTGTACCTGGTGGTCGCTGACCGCCGGGGACCGTTCAACGATGTCTCCGGCGAACCGATCGCCGTGGCCAGCACGCACTAG
- a CDS encoding pyridoxamine 5'-phosphate oxidase family protein, with translation MSKMTSTERETYLADLHVGVIGVERPDRAPLTVPIWYAYEPGGEVLVSSLAGSLKARLITAAGRFSITAQDETYPYRYVTAEGALTSIETADDATMSAIAIRYLGEEGGRAFVESFARDHPDAESLLFRMRPEHWLSVDYSKES, from the coding sequence ATGTCGAAGATGACCAGCACGGAACGCGAGACCTATCTGGCAGACCTGCACGTTGGCGTCATCGGCGTCGAACGCCCTGATCGTGCACCGCTGACGGTACCGATCTGGTACGCGTACGAGCCCGGCGGCGAGGTTCTCGTCTCCAGCTTGGCGGGGTCGCTCAAAGCTCGCCTCATCACCGCCGCCGGGCGCTTCTCCATCACTGCTCAGGATGAGACCTATCCGTACCGCTATGTCACTGCCGAGGGGGCGTTGACGTCGATCGAGACGGCCGACGACGCCACCATGAGCGCGATCGCCATTCGCTATCTCGGTGAGGAAGGGGGCCGAGCCTTCGTGGAGTCGTTCGCCAGGGACCATCCTGACGCTGAATCGCTCTTGTTCCGGATGCGACCCGAGCACTGGCTCAGCGTCGACTACTCAAAAGAGTCCTGA
- a CDS encoding ParA family protein has product MLVLSGKGGTAKTLWQMMLAGEASRAGISALLVDADPERNLSNHFGVSQHSTGLGSVLEDADISFWGNPDKGAKRIDEEIIATRWPGIELLPAGASLGRVAGFGAPDTGLLRAIFDAAGIFDRYEVVLIDTGGRAGSLEALAMHLGDVAYAPITPTLDAVRKAREARDRVERIQRTHPLRWCGVVLSGFDRRNGIDQSIRERVETEFGDEVRADLPRRAVINEAFQLGNRLGDYSDATAKNLARIFRAFLEHDLLGRNASDL; this is encoded by the coding sequence GTGCTGGTGCTTTCGGGTAAGGGCGGAACAGCGAAAACGCTATGGCAGATGATGCTGGCGGGGGAGGCCTCGCGGGCCGGGATCTCCGCGTTGTTAGTTGACGCAGACCCAGAGCGAAATCTGTCTAATCACTTCGGAGTTTCGCAGCACTCGACCGGCTTGGGTTCAGTGCTTGAGGACGCCGATATCAGTTTTTGGGGGAATCCCGACAAGGGCGCGAAGCGAATCGATGAGGAGATCATTGCAACTAGATGGCCCGGCATCGAGTTGCTACCTGCAGGTGCTTCCTTAGGCCGTGTTGCGGGCTTCGGCGCACCGGACACGGGATTGCTGCGGGCCATCTTTGACGCTGCCGGCATCTTTGACCGTTATGAGGTTGTCTTGATCGACACCGGTGGCCGCGCCGGCTCTCTGGAAGCCCTGGCAATGCATCTAGGTGATGTTGCCTACGCGCCGATCACTCCGACCCTTGACGCGGTACGCAAAGCCCGCGAGGCCCGTGACAGAGTTGAGCGCATCCAACGAACACATCCACTCAGGTGGTGTGGTGTGGTTCTGTCCGGTTTCGACCGTAGAAACGGCATCGATCAGTCGATCAGGGAACGGGTAGAGACGGAATTCGGCGACGAGGTTCGTGCTGACTTGCCACGGCGGGCCGTCATCAATGAGGCCTTTCAACTCGGAAACCGACTCGGTGATTACTCCGACGCAACAGCGAAGAATCTCGCGCGAATCTTCCGAGCCTTCCTGGAGCACGACCTCCTGGGGCGAAACGCAAGCGACCTGTAA
- the allB gene encoding allantoinase AllB, translating into MTADAGERSNQPDFDLVVRGERTLTTAGIVAREIGIRDGRVVAIEPLGSGLAGAEIIELTDEQVMIPGLVDTHVHVNEPGRTEWEGFDSATRAAAAGGVTTLIDMPLNSIPPTVNVEALNAKRAAASGKTHIDVGFWGGAIPGNTADLRGLHDEGVFGFKCFLLHSGVDEFPHLDADEMEKDMAVLAGFDSMMIVHAEDSRAIDRAPSAEGNKYERFLASRPRGAENVAIAEVIERARWTGVRAHILHLSSSDALPMLATAKRDGVKITVETCPHYLTLLAEEIPNGATAFKCCPPIREASNRELLWQGLLDGTIDCIVSDHSPSTVDLKDVENGDFGVAWGGVASLQLGLSLIWTEAKRRGIALTQVLDWMAAKPAELAGLNNKGKIALGYDADFAIFEPESAQVVDVHKLHHKNPISPYDGRALAGVVTSTWLRGKKIDFQTPQGRMLRRGGV; encoded by the coding sequence ATGACCGCAGACGCAGGGGAGCGGTCCAACCAACCCGATTTCGACCTGGTGGTCCGCGGCGAGCGCACCCTGACGACAGCGGGAATCGTCGCCCGTGAGATCGGTATCCGCGACGGTCGCGTGGTCGCGATCGAGCCGCTGGGCAGTGGTCTCGCCGGCGCGGAGATCATCGAACTCACCGACGAACAGGTCATGATTCCCGGCCTGGTCGACACGCACGTGCACGTCAACGAGCCGGGCCGCACCGAGTGGGAAGGGTTCGATTCCGCCACCCGTGCAGCGGCGGCCGGCGGTGTGACCACGCTGATCGACATGCCGCTGAACTCGATTCCGCCGACGGTCAACGTCGAAGCGCTCAACGCCAAACGCGCGGCAGCATCGGGCAAGACACACATCGACGTCGGTTTCTGGGGTGGCGCGATCCCCGGCAACACAGCCGATCTGCGTGGTCTGCACGACGAAGGCGTGTTCGGCTTCAAGTGCTTCCTGCTGCACTCCGGCGTCGACGAGTTCCCGCATCTGGACGCCGACGAGATGGAGAAGGACATGGCTGTGCTGGCCGGGTTCGACTCCATGATGATCGTGCACGCCGAGGATTCCCGCGCCATCGACCGGGCGCCCTCGGCCGAGGGCAACAAGTACGAACGCTTCCTCGCCTCGCGGCCGCGCGGTGCCGAGAACGTGGCGATCGCCGAGGTCATCGAACGCGCTCGGTGGACCGGCGTTCGTGCGCACATTCTGCACCTGTCGTCGTCGGACGCACTGCCCATGCTTGCCACCGCCAAGCGCGACGGCGTCAAGATCACCGTCGAGACCTGCCCGCACTACCTGACCCTGCTGGCCGAGGAGATCCCCAACGGCGCAACCGCATTCAAGTGCTGCCCGCCGATCCGTGAGGCATCGAATCGGGAACTGCTGTGGCAGGGCCTGCTCGACGGGACGATCGACTGCATCGTCTCCGACCACTCACCGTCGACGGTGGACCTCAAGGACGTCGAGAACGGCGACTTCGGCGTTGCCTGGGGCGGTGTCGCGTCGCTGCAGCTCGGCCTGTCGTTGATCTGGACCGAGGCCAAGCGTCGCGGGATAGCACTCACACAGGTGCTCGACTGGATGGCAGCCAAACCCGCCGAGCTCGCCGGCCTGAACAACAAGGGCAAGATCGCACTTGGCTACGACGCCGACTTCGCTATCTTCGAGCCCGAGTCGGCACAGGTCGTCGACGTGCACAAGCTGCACCACAAGAATCCGATCAGCCCATACGACGGACGTGCACTTGCCGGTGTCGTGACCAGTACCTGGTTGCGCGGCAAGAAGATTGACTTCCAGACCCCACAAGGTCGGATGCTGCGCCGCGGCGGCGTGTAG
- the istB gene encoding IS21-like element helper ATPase IstB gives MPAKRTSSAPGDADKLIAHQARLLKAPRIAAHYHRLAEQGRDAGWTLEDYLGAVLAVESNARAESGARQRIRYAGFPAIKTITDFDFTAQPAIDRAQIARLEAGGWLSEARNIVLLGPPGTGKTHLATALAIAAAHAGHRVAFAPATGWITRLAEAHRTNRLEAELRKISRYGLIVIDEVGYIPFDTEAANLFFQLVSTRYEKSSIILTSNLPFSRWGQVFGEATIASAMIDRIVHHADVIALKGASYRIKHTPIDTLPSVEADRQADSTP, from the coding sequence ATGCCCGCCAAACGCACCTCGTCGGCACCGGGTGACGCTGACAAGCTCATCGCCCACCAGGCCCGCCTGTTGAAAGCTCCACGGATCGCCGCGCACTACCACCGGCTGGCCGAGCAGGGCCGCGACGCCGGCTGGACACTGGAGGACTACCTCGGTGCCGTGCTGGCAGTCGAATCCAACGCCCGCGCTGAATCCGGTGCCCGCCAACGCATCCGATACGCCGGATTCCCCGCGATCAAGACGATCACCGACTTCGACTTCACCGCCCAACCCGCCATCGACCGCGCCCAGATCGCCCGCCTGGAAGCCGGCGGCTGGCTGTCTGAAGCTCGCAACATCGTGCTGCTCGGCCCACCCGGAACCGGCAAGACACATCTGGCGACAGCGTTGGCGATCGCCGCCGCACATGCCGGGCACCGCGTGGCATTCGCCCCGGCCACCGGCTGGATCACCCGGCTGGCCGAAGCGCACCGCACGAACCGCCTCGAGGCCGAACTGCGCAAGATCAGCCGATACGGACTCATCGTGATCGACGAGGTCGGCTACATCCCCTTCGACACCGAAGCGGCCAACCTGTTCTTCCAGCTCGTCTCCACCCGATACGAGAAATCGTCGATCATCCTGACCTCCAACCTGCCGTTCTCCCGCTGGGGCCAGGTCTTCGGAGAGGCCACCATCGCCTCAGCGATGATCGACCGGATTGTCCACCACGCCGACGTCATCGCACTCAAAGGCGCCAGCTACCGCATCAAACACACCCCGATCGACACACTGCCCTCCGTAGAAGCCGATCGTCAGGCAGACTCAACCCCGTAA
- a CDS encoding IS3 family transposase, translating into MARPYPREFRDDVVRVARDRDDGVTIEQIATDFGVHPVTLHKWMRQADIDEGAKPGKSTGESAELRDARRRIKLLEQENEVLRRATAYLSQANLPGKGSTRS; encoded by the coding sequence ATGGCAAGGCCCTACCCTCGCGAGTTCCGTGACGATGTCGTCCGGGTCGCCCGCGACCGCGATGACGGGGTGACGATCGAGCAGATCGCCACTGATTTCGGTGTGCACCCGGTGACGCTGCACAAGTGGATGCGCCAAGCCGATATCGACGAGGGCGCCAAGCCGGGCAAGAGCACTGGCGAGTCCGCTGAGCTGCGGGATGCGCGGCGTCGGATCAAGTTGTTGGAGCAGGAGAATGAAGTGCTGCGCCGGGCCACGGCGTATCTGTCACAGGCCAACCTTCCGGGAAAAGGCTCTACCCGCTCGTAA
- the istA gene encoding IS21 family transposase yields the protein MEDWAEIRRLYRSEKLSQAAIARQLALSRNTVAKALRSEAPPRYERRRAPMSAWAQVEMAVRALLDQFPTMPATVIAQRVGWTGGHSWFAENVARIRPEYAPADPCDRLVHLPGEQVQCDLWFPGGLVPDHAGVLRSFPVLVMVAAHSRFIAAMMIPSRVTGDLLAGMWRLLQDIGAVPRSLLWDNESGIGQRGRLAEGVTGFCGVLGTRLIQTRPYDPESKGLVERANGYLETSFLPGRTFTCAADFNAQLWAWLATIANRRTHASTGLIPLDALAADRAAMVALPPVAPTTGTTVTTRLGRDYYVSCGGNAYSVHPEVIGRMITVTTSLDRITAHCGDRLVADHERLWGSSGLAADPSHVAAAAVLREQFRTRPVAGAHLAIDVEVEIADLSAYDTRFGTGEVA from the coding sequence GTGGAGGATTGGGCGGAGATTCGCCGGCTTTATCGGTCGGAGAAGCTGTCGCAGGCTGCGATCGCGCGGCAGTTGGCCCTGTCACGAAACACGGTGGCCAAGGCGCTGCGGTCCGAGGCGCCGCCACGGTATGAACGCAGGCGGGCTCCGATGTCGGCGTGGGCGCAGGTCGAGATGGCGGTACGGGCCCTGCTGGATCAGTTCCCGACGATGCCGGCAACGGTGATCGCCCAACGGGTGGGCTGGACCGGTGGGCATTCCTGGTTCGCCGAGAACGTGGCGCGGATCCGCCCGGAGTACGCCCCGGCCGATCCGTGTGACCGGTTGGTGCATCTGCCCGGTGAACAGGTGCAGTGCGATCTGTGGTTCCCCGGTGGGTTGGTTCCCGATCACGCCGGGGTGCTGCGGTCGTTCCCGGTGTTGGTGATGGTCGCGGCGCACTCGCGGTTCATCGCGGCGATGATGATCCCGTCGCGGGTGACCGGGGATCTGCTGGCCGGCATGTGGCGGCTGCTCCAGGACATCGGTGCAGTGCCTCGATCACTGTTGTGGGACAACGAGTCCGGTATCGGTCAACGCGGCCGCCTGGCCGAGGGAGTGACCGGCTTCTGCGGCGTCCTGGGAACCCGGCTGATCCAGACCCGACCGTATGACCCGGAGTCCAAGGGCCTGGTGGAACGGGCCAACGGTTACCTGGAAACGTCGTTTCTGCCCGGCCGGACGTTCACCTGTGCGGCGGATTTCAACGCGCAGTTGTGGGCGTGGTTGGCCACCATCGCCAACCGCCGCACCCATGCCAGCACCGGCCTGATTCCCCTCGACGCACTCGCGGCGGACCGGGCGGCGATGGTCGCATTGCCACCGGTGGCCCCGACAACCGGCACGACGGTCACGACACGGTTGGGTCGCGACTATTACGTCAGCTGCGGCGGTAACGCGTATTCGGTGCATCCGGAGGTGATCGGCCGGATGATCACCGTCACTACCAGTTTGGATCGGATCACCGCCCATTGCGGTGACCGCCTGGTTGCTGATCACGAAAGACTCTGGGGCAGTTCGGGTCTGGCTGCCGATCCGAGCCACGTGGCAGCCGCGGCCGTCCTGCGTGAGCAGTTCCGCACCCGACCTGTCGCCGGTGCACATCTGGCGATCGACGTCGAGGTGGAGATCGCCGACCTGAGCGCCTACGACACGCGGTTCGGGACCGGGGAGGTCGCCTGA
- a CDS encoding aspartate/glutamate racemase family protein, translating to MRILVANVNTTLSMTDAIAESARDVASPGTEIVGITPRFGADSCEGNFESYLAAIAVMDAITSYPEPFDAVIQAGYGEHGREGLQELLDVPVVDITEAAASTAMYLGHKYSVVTTLDRTVPLIEDRLKLAGLDARCASVRASGLGVLELESDPERAVEAIVHQAREAVENDHAEVICLGCGGMAELEEKVRAATGVPIVDGVRSAVTIAEGLVRMGLSTSKVRTYATPRVKKVIGWPFKL from the coding sequence ATGAGAATCCTCGTAGCCAACGTCAACACGACGCTTTCGATGACCGACGCGATCGCCGAGTCAGCACGCGATGTCGCGTCGCCTGGCACCGAGATCGTAGGAATCACACCGCGTTTCGGTGCGGACTCATGCGAAGGAAACTTCGAGAGCTATCTCGCAGCCATCGCGGTCATGGATGCGATCACGTCGTACCCCGAGCCGTTCGACGCGGTCATCCAGGCCGGATACGGCGAGCACGGCCGGGAGGGCCTGCAGGAGTTGCTCGACGTCCCGGTGGTCGACATCACCGAGGCGGCCGCATCGACAGCGATGTATCTCGGACACAAATACTCGGTCGTGACGACACTCGACCGCACCGTTCCGCTGATCGAAGACCGTCTCAAGCTCGCCGGCCTCGACGCACGATGCGCGTCGGTGCGGGCGTCCGGCCTCGGTGTGCTGGAGCTGGAGTCGGATCCGGAGCGGGCCGTCGAGGCGATCGTCCATCAGGCCCGAGAGGCGGTCGAGAACGACCACGCCGAAGTGATCTGTCTCGGCTGCGGCGGCATGGCCGAACTCGAAGAGAAGGTGCGAGCCGCGACCGGCGTGCCGATCGTCGACGGAGTTCGCTCGGCGGTCACCATCGCCGAAGGCCTGGTCCGGATGGGCCTGTCCACGTCGAAGGTGCGGACCTACGCGACTCCGCGTGTGAAGAAGGTCATCGGCTGGCCATTTAAGTTGTAG
- a CDS encoding YaeQ family protein, which translates to MALSATVFKVELGVSDVDHDYCADHTLTVARHPSETDERMVVRLLAFGLRAHRLSDVDGELAFGPGLSTPGVPDLRLADYTGRILEWINVGQPDERVLGKAASQADQVLLFPFAAGVATWWRTVGPKVAGLPNLSVMQIPHAPVQQLAQSVDRRVAAQVMVIEGQVTMTVGGVDVTFTPERLQ; encoded by the coding sequence GTGGCCCTTTCTGCAACAGTATTCAAAGTCGAACTTGGCGTCTCCGACGTCGATCACGATTACTGCGCCGATCACACGCTGACCGTGGCCCGTCATCCTAGTGAAACCGATGAGCGGATGGTGGTGCGGTTGTTGGCTTTTGGGCTGCGCGCACACCGACTCAGCGATGTCGACGGTGAGTTGGCGTTCGGGCCAGGCCTGTCCACCCCTGGCGTACCTGACTTGCGGCTCGCCGACTACACCGGCCGGATCCTGGAGTGGATCAACGTCGGCCAGCCCGATGAACGCGTCTTGGGCAAGGCTGCCAGCCAGGCCGACCAGGTGCTGCTGTTCCCGTTTGCCGCCGGTGTGGCCACCTGGTGGCGCACCGTGGGCCCCAAAGTGGCGGGGCTGCCGAACCTGTCGGTGATGCAGATACCTCACGCCCCGGTGCAGCAACTGGCCCAGTCTGTCGATCGACGGGTCGCGGCGCAGGTCATGGTGATCGAAGGTCAAGTGACGATGACCGTCGGCGGAGTCGACGTCACCTTCACGCCCGAGCGATTGCAGTGA